In a single window of the Campylobacter hyointestinalis subsp. lawsonii genome:
- a CDS encoding aspartate aminotransferase family protein: protein MLMQNYARVDLGFKCGKGSVLWDFNGEDYIDFASGIGVCSLGHAHKKLAKTISKQAHTLLHTSNIYKIKPQEELADKISRLLGSPYYLFFANSGAEANECAIKLARKYGNSFENKKYEIITLGNSFHGRTIATLKLTGQEKFHPNDFAPYPDAFKFFNSIDEIIENIGENTIAVMVELVQGEGGINPLKKEEIQKLAKVLKEKNLLFITDEVQCGIYRTGEFVTSKLYDVEPDIITFAKGLGGGVAIGACASKQDIFKPGDHGSTFGGNFLASSAGISVLNELEKMKKTGKLDITIAKFTKKLDDMVDLFPDIFEKRVGLGLMQGLVLKDPQNLNKIFNKALEHRVLILKSGKNTVRFLPPLNINKKEIKQGFKRLKMAISDL from the coding sequence ATGTTAATGCAAAATTATGCTAGAGTAGATTTGGGCTTTAAATGCGGTAAAGGCTCTGTATTATGGGATTTTAATGGAGAAGATTATATAGATTTTGCAAGTGGTATAGGAGTTTGTTCTTTAGGGCACGCGCATAAAAAATTAGCAAAGACCATCTCAAAACAAGCTCATACTCTTTTACATACTTCAAATATATATAAAATAAAACCTCAAGAAGAGTTAGCAGATAAAATCTCAAGACTGTTAGGCAGTCCGTATTATCTATTTTTTGCAAATTCAGGGGCTGAAGCAAATGAGTGCGCTATAAAACTTGCTAGAAAATATGGTAATAGTTTTGAAAACAAAAAATACGAGATTATCACGTTAGGAAATTCATTTCATGGTAGGACGATTGCGACTTTAAAGCTTACAGGACAAGAAAAATTTCATCCAAATGATTTTGCGCCATATCCAGATGCTTTTAAATTTTTTAACTCTATAGATGAGATTATCGAAAATATAGGTGAAAATACTATAGCAGTTATGGTAGAACTAGTACAAGGTGAAGGTGGAATAAATCCTTTAAAAAAGGAAGAAATTCAAAAGCTAGCCAAAGTTTTAAAAGAAAAAAATCTTTTATTTATCACCGATGAAGTTCAATGCGGAATTTATAGAACGGGAGAGTTTGTGACTAGTAAGCTTTATGATGTTGAGCCAGATATCATAACCTTTGCAAAAGGTCTTGGTGGTGGCGTAGCCATAGGAGCGTGTGCAAGCAAGCAAGATATCTTTAAGCCAGGTGATCACGGAAGTACTTTTGGTGGAAATTTTTTGGCGAGTAGTGCTGGAATATCTGTCTTAAATGAGCTAGAAAAGATGAAAAAAACAGGAAAATTAGATATCACTATCGCCAAATTTACAAAAAAACTTGATGATATGGTTGATCTTTTTCCAGATATTTTTGAAAAAAGAGTAGGGCTTGGGCTTATGCAAGGTCTTGTTTTAAAAGATCCGCAAAATTTAAACAAGATCTTTAACAAAGCTTTAGAACATAGAGTTTTGATTCTCAAATCAGGAAAAAATACAGTGAGATTTTTACCGCCTTTAAATATCAACAAAAAAGAGATCAAGCAAGGTTTTAAACGCTTAAAAATGGCTATTTCGGATCTATAA
- a CDS encoding trimeric intracellular cation channel family protein → MEAFLLAEYVGIASAALSGFLFGIKRGCDWLGVFLAAFLTALGGGLMRDVIVGRPAYSFTHFMPVIIVIGVMIFAILFKFHHENRQGLEKKFIFIMTDAVDVISFSIVGSIVAIEYGLNIFGVILVAFCNGVGGGILRDVLLNEVPWFLKTGLYGTISMSIGLIYYFMSLFELTNIYWIMILFVFGVVVRLCAYYRNWHLPEIHYKE, encoded by the coding sequence ATGGAAGCATTTTTACTAGCTGAGTACGTGGGTATAGCTTCGGCTGCACTGAGCGGTTTTTTGTTCGGGATAAAGCGAGGTTGTGATTGGCTTGGCGTTTTTTTAGCTGCGTTTTTAACTGCACTTGGTGGCGGACTTATGAGAGATGTTATAGTTGGGCGTCCGGCGTATTCATTTACTCATTTTATGCCAGTTATTATCGTCATTGGCGTGATGATTTTTGCTATACTATTTAAATTTCATCATGAAAATAGACAAGGGCTTGAGAAAAAATTTATATTTATTATGACTGACGCAGTTGATGTGATAAGCTTTTCCATAGTAGGGTCTATCGTAGCTATCGAGTATGGACTAAATATATTTGGTGTGATACTTGTGGCATTTTGCAACGGAGTTGGGGGCGGTATTTTAAGAGATGTGCTACTAAATGAAGTTCCTTGGTTTTTAAAAACCGGACTTTATGGAACTATCAGTATGAGTATAGGTCTTATATATTATTTTATGAGTTTGTTTGAACTTACAAATATATACTGGATTATGATTTTATTTGTATTTGGTGTTGTTGTCAGACTTTGTGCTTACTATAGAAATTGGCATTTGCCAGAAATTCATTATAAGGAGTAG
- a CDS encoding sensor histidine kinase produces the protein MLNKKYFLPIFLLYTITSSLFLIFFTLSYYKTEKDDIYKKTAHQIRAYASEIEFMLRANGSYEKILNLQNEYEINLFDIKSNRYIIKQFDKPKFKNKFYNDDRYMYYSDDIHSRKRMVELNLDIRTSSPKQSIDALFLRTSVIFVVVLLAIFIIAYFIVRLSYLPLLNQIKTLNNFITDTTHEINTPLSVILMSAEMFDKNPTKYLENIKIAAKTLSHLYSDLSLNLKNEPNHIETLNLKDILEKRIQMFELSAANKGITIISKFEDVKINTDSSKFKKIFDNLLSNAIKYAFKNSDVVVSLDNSTLSVVNHGNVIEKENLNKIYDKFSRFDTQNGGFGIGLSLVKRYCDDLGFEVYCQSANEKTEFSVKFKNNYKKA, from the coding sequence ATGCTTAATAAAAAATACTTCCTTCCTATATTTTTACTTTATACTATAACTAGTAGTCTATTTTTAATATTTTTTACGCTTTCATACTATAAGACCGAAAAAGACGATATATACAAAAAAACAGCTCATCAGATAAGAGCATATGCAAGCGAGATAGAGTTTATGCTACGTGCAAACGGTAGCTATGAGAAAATTTTAAATTTACAAAATGAGTATGAGATAAATCTTTTTGATATAAAATCTAATAGGTATATAATAAAACAATTTGATAAACCAAAATTTAAAAACAAATTTTATAATGACGATCGCTATATGTATTATTCAGACGATATTCATTCAAGAAAAAGAATGGTGGAGCTAAACTTAGACATCAGAACTTCAAGTCCAAAGCAAAGCATAGACGCTCTATTTTTGCGTACTAGCGTGATATTTGTAGTTGTTTTACTAGCGATATTTATCATAGCTTATTTTATAGTAAGACTCTCGTATCTACCGCTTTTAAATCAGATAAAAACGCTAAATAATTTTATCACAGATACGACTCACGAGATAAATACTCCTCTTAGCGTGATCTTGATGAGTGCTGAAATGTTTGATAAAAATCCTACAAAATATCTTGAAAATATCAAAATAGCAGCTAAAACATTGTCGCATTTATATAGCGATCTGTCGCTAAATTTAAAAAATGAACCAAATCATATAGAAACTTTAAATTTAAAAGATATTCTAGAAAAACGCATCCAGATGTTTGAACTAAGTGCCGCAAATAAAGGCATAACCATAATATCTAAATTTGAAGACGTTAAGATAAATACCGATAGTTCTAAATTTAAAAAGATATTTGATAATCTTTTATCAAATGCTATAAAATACGCCTTTAAAAACTCAGATGTTGTAGTGAGCTTAGATAACTCCACTCTTAGCGTGGTAAATCATGGAAATGTCATAGAAAAAGAGAATTTGAATAAGATATATGATAAATTTAGTAGGTTTGATACTCAAAATGGCGGTTTTGGCATAGGACTTAGCCTAGTTAAACGCTACTGCGACGATCTTGGGTTTGAAGTTTATTGTCAAAGTGCTAATGAAAAAACCGAGTTTAGCGTCAAATTTAAAAACAATTATAAAAAAGCTTGA
- a CDS encoding response regulator transcription factor, giving the protein MNKILVLEDEPMLADMMSSYLQSFGYEITLSDNYDEALSFAYENHFDLLIFDVKIIGGNGFDLLDELRNSGVKTPCIFTTSLNGINDVTKGFKVGCDDYIKKPFELAELLLRVENILKRNFCQNSQDIVINEHLKFDILQKRLLKDDKPVLLSKKESKLLALFLQNKNRILSREEIYSQIWDYDELPSELSLRVYVRNLRKIIGEDRIISHSKLGYEYA; this is encoded by the coding sequence ATGAATAAAATCCTAGTTTTAGAAGATGAGCCGATGCTTGCAGATATGATGAGTTCATATTTGCAGAGCTTTGGCTATGAAATTACGCTAAGTGATAACTACGATGAAGCACTGAGTTTTGCCTATGAAAATCATTTTGATCTTTTGATCTTTGATGTTAAGATCATAGGCGGAAACGGCTTTGACTTGCTTGATGAGTTAAGAAACTCAGGCGTAAAAACTCCTTGCATTTTTACTACTTCGTTAAATGGTATAAATGACGTCACAAAAGGCTTTAAAGTAGGATGTGATGACTACATAAAAAAACCATTTGAACTAGCTGAGCTTTTACTTAGGGTAGAAAATATCCTTAAAAGAAACTTTTGTCAAAATTCACAAGACATTGTTATAAATGAACATTTAAAATTTGATATACTTCAAAAAAGACTCTTAAAAGACGACAAGCCTGTTTTGCTCTCTAAAAAAGAGAGTAAGCTATTAGCTCTTTTTTTACAAAATAAAAATAGAATTCTTTCAAGAGAGGAGATTTACTCTCAAATTTGGGATTATGACGAGCTACCTAGTGAGCTAAGTTTAAGGGTTTATGTAAGAAATTTAAGGAAGATAATAGGAGAAGATAGGATCATAAGTCACTCTAAACTCGGATACGAATATGCTTAA
- a CDS encoding M23 family metallopeptidase: MKKLILFFTFITHLFCASVSNGELEIITIDANFAKNFTINDKFTPWLKHPTKKGFMIAFIPVDYNASGVMSIKNTINDTVGHTEFIISKKDYKTEDITSIINKFRIDDKTAELIKKEKINMQKIYNTLSRDIYFDSNFIKPLNGFVTSEFGSIRVANGSFNHYHNGMDFRAKVGQKAISSNSGIVRVANFKYDSGYSVVIDHGGGIYTQYFHLSKMFVKPGIKLAKGDVLGLSGASGMVSWPHLHFGVVVNGVQVNPSVFYREN; this comes from the coding sequence ATGAAAAAACTAATACTATTTTTTACATTTATTACCCATTTGTTCTGTGCTAGTGTGAGTAACGGTGAGCTTGAGATCATTACCATAGATGCGAACTTCGCTAAAAATTTTACTATAAATGATAAATTTACTCCTTGGCTAAAACATCCTACGAAAAAAGGTTTTATGATAGCTTTTATACCAGTAGATTATAATGCTAGTGGAGTTATGAGTATAAAAAATACTATAAACGATACCGTGGGGCATACTGAGTTTATCATATCTAAAAAAGATTATAAAACAGAAGATATAACCTCTATAATAAATAAATTTAGGATAGATGATAAAACAGCAGAGCTAATAAAAAAAGAAAAAATAAATATGCAAAAAATTTATAATACACTTAGCAGAGATATATATTTTGATAGTAATTTTATCAAACCATTAAATGGTTTTGTAACAAGCGAATTTGGAAGTATTAGAGTGGCGAACGGAAGCTTTAATCACTACCACAATGGTATGGATTTTAGAGCCAAAGTAGGGCAAAAAGCCATCAGCTCAAATTCTGGTATAGTTCGCGTAGCAAACTTTAAATATGATAGCGGATATAGCGTAGTCATAGATCATGGCGGTGGAATTTATACGCAGTATTTTCATCTAAGCAAAATGTTTGTAAAACCTGGTATAAAATTAGCCAAAGGTGATGTTTTAGGGCTTAGCGGTGCTTCTGGTATGGTTAGTTGGCCACATTTGCATTTTGGCGTTGTGGTAAATGGTGTGCAAGTAAATCCGTCTGTGTTTTATAGAGAAAACTGA
- a CDS encoding HMA2 domain-containing protein: protein MDSNIEILKQVADYCSLIHSTPGRIRVRVSPKIKELQNEVNLHKLDEIIEKIEGIHSVKFNKMVGSITILYDNHKFPQEIWHDLLNGINLESISQKINQIKKEYHANKFK, encoded by the coding sequence ATGGACTCAAACATAGAGATATTAAAACAAGTGGCTGATTACTGCTCTTTGATCCATAGCACTCCTGGACGTATTAGAGTTAGAGTTTCTCCAAAAATAAAAGAACTACAAAACGAAGTAAATTTGCATAAATTAGATGAAATTATAGAGAAAATAGAAGGCATACATAGCGTAAAATTTAATAAAATGGTAGGCTCTATAACAATTCTTTACGACAATCACAAATTTCCGCAAGAAATTTGGCACGATCTGCTAAATGGGATAAATTTAGAAAGCATCTCTCAAAAAATAAACCAAATCAAAAAGGAATATCATGCAAACAAATTTAAATAA